CGGTAAAACACCAGGCATCTATTTCAGCTACGATGAGGCATTAAAGCACAAGCACGATGGGGATGAGCGACCTGTCGCACGTGCTTTTAAGAATTGGTGTGAAGCCATATACTATTTTAAAACAGGAGAGATTATCCCTCCCCCACCCATAAAAAAGGAACCCAAGCGGCGACCGTTATTTTGAGAAATACCGGACTGCCTACCTTTTTAGGAGAAGTAATTTCTTGACTTTTATTGCCGTGTTTCTGGACACATCGTGTAGTTTCTGACACTGGCTGAGGGAAAACCCCTTCCGCAAGTCGGCAGCAAGTCGAGGATATTTCTTTAATAGAGTTTCATCGTCTTGCTTGCCTTCTGGTCTTCCTACTCTTTTACCTTTGTGTCTTGCATTGACCAAACCTGATTTAATTCGCTCTGAAAGAATTCTTCGTTCTTCGGCTGCCAGTTCGGAGTAGATGGCGATGATAATATTGGTCACGAAGCTCTCTTGGCCACGGTCATCTAAGCTTTCCAACCCGCCCAAGTTCCTGAACACGATGGCAATCTTCTTAGAATGCAGGTAGTCAATTGTATGCCGGATGTCTTTCGCGTTTCGACCGATGCGGCTGACCTCTGAGACTATTACCTTATCGAACTCCTTACGCGCGGCACATTCGAACAACCGCTGCAAGTCTTCGCGTTCGTGGAAGGTCTTTGTGCCAGTAATCTTAGTGGCGATGGTCTCAACTACCTCAAAATGCTTCTGCTCACAGCACTGGTTCAGTTCAAGAATTTGTCGCTGGTAGTCCTGCTTGTCTGTGCTGACGCGGATGAAGAGACAGGCACGGGTAGTCGGTCGGTTCATAATAATCTAATGGTTGTTGTGAACCGAGTATAGCAGATTCCGGTGAGCATAAGGAAGGTTAAAAATTGACTAACGTTTATTTTGAACCGGCCAAACTCTCAATTTACAATAATTGTAAGTCAATCCTACTCATAATTTCCTTTGCTTGTCCTCCTTTGATTCTAAGCCCACTCAATAGAAACCATCGGCACGGGCAGGGACAATGCCTCAAAGCATTCCATTAATAGGTGCTTAGCCAGCGCCGCGTCTTCCGGTAAGCACATTATCGAATCATGAATCGTAACAAATCTGATTCCTTTCTCTATGAGCTTGGGTGCAACGACCTGATACATCACTGCCGATTCGCTCCGTTGCATTAAGCAGGCCACAAGAGTATAGGCATCATTGCTTTTCGCATACCGGTACTTCTTTCCAGAAGGTCGAATGATATTTTTTAACGTAGGAAGTAGGGATTCATCTGACTGCTTTATAGCCTGAAACATCTTGTGAACGCTGGGAAATGCGTGCCGAAACATCTCGCGGAACCTGCTATTTTCTCCGTAAACGCGGGTTTTAGAGAATAATACAGAAGAGAAAAACAACTTCTTTATCTTATCTCTCGCTTCCTTGTCTTTGTTATCTAAGCCCATACCTTCCATTATGAACTCATACAACCTGCCTTCCACGCACAATCTTCTATATAGGAGAAAGTCTGCTTTCCGGGTATATGGTTCAGCGGTGTCTAACAAGGGAATGAACTCAGGCAGA
This portion of the Bacteroidota bacterium genome encodes:
- a CDS encoding recombinase family protein, with translation MNRPTTRACLFIRVSTDKQDYQRQILELNQCCEQKHFEVVETIATKITGTKTFHEREDLQRLFECAARKEFDKVIVSEVSRIGRNAKDIRHTIDYLHSKKIAIVFRNLGGLESLDDRGQESFVTNIIIAIYSELAAEERRILSERIKSGLVNARHKGKRVGRPEGKQDDETLLKKYPRLAADLRKGFSLSQCQKLHDVSRNTAIKVKKLLLLKR
- a CDS encoding viroplasmin family protein translates to MLPPIKKYNPSKNEYYVLRDGKTPGIYFSYDEALKHKHDGDERPVARAFKNWCEAIYYFKTGEIIPPPPIKKEPKRRPLF